The Mixophyes fleayi isolate aMixFle1 chromosome 9, aMixFle1.hap1, whole genome shotgun sequence DNA window ATCCTTAAAGCAATTTTTGATATGAGCTGGGCCAAGTTTTGCCGAAAAACACCAAAACATGAATTTACTTGAGGACAGCCAGAACGGCTCAGGGAAAAGGCGTTTCACTAGCTATGACATGATAGTCCTGTAATGAGTAAACATTCTTAAATCCCTCTATGTTACATGCAGTTATTCTCAAAACACATTAAATTTACACCTGCACCAGGAACAAATTACTGCCCATGTGGCTAtggaaaactattttatttttgccaTTTGTGAATCTGTCCTAGCAGGTGCACACTTGTTGAAAGGCTGCATAGCATTGTGCCAGGCGCAGGCAGtgagaagcaaagcaaaaaaaaaggtgcaaatttgctcctggacaaagtGTTTCTATATAGGggttgcaaatgttttttttatatgcagcacacacatactgggaaGCTTTATTGTACAATGcagtttagagttgagctaggacacgtcCCCTCCAAACTCTATATCTGTCCGCATGCTATACGTTTACCCCCTACAGTGCACGTGGTTTTGGCAATGTGCAAATTTTCTCCTTTTTGCTCTAATCCTGTCTTATGCCATTTAAACAATAAAAGtagttgattggttgctatggcttaGTGTACATTTTACAACTAAATTTCATATTAGTTAATGAGCCCCTTTGTGTTTTTGCCATTTTCTTGGCCATAGATGGGGGACTAAATCCACTTTGTGGTTGTGACGCTGGTTGTATTGTGGTACAGCAATGGAAGATTAATCCCAACCTGCATCCTAACAAGTCATCACAATTGCTAATCATGAAGGTACAAGGATGGTAAttctataataaatacaatatgtgTTACAACCTATAATATACAGAAAATCATTTATCATGACATATAGGCCAGAACTTTTGCCTATCCTATGTGTATAAAAAGAGAATATGATTATGTCTGATACTCCTTGCTTATATAATTACAGGAAGTGTGAGTTTCTATTCCTGTTTACCCCACCCACTTTACATTGCCTTGCAGATTATCATTTGTATATACTCTGAGTCACTATGCACTGACAAGCATTGGCACAATATGTTCTAAAGCACACATCTGATTAAAATCAGTCATTtgacaaagcaaaacaaacacattcctgcatacGTGTTAAAAGAACATTATCATAGtgaaacattatattaatatatgttgtTATGACTTCCACCCCAACAATTCCACAAAATATCACCCACAACCAATGGAGTAACAATGGCGTTCCTGGTCCCAAAGCAAAATATTCAATTTAGTTCATTACTAGctcaagtagataggttagattGTTACAGCAAAGGCAGATTTTGGTCTGTGGGACACAAATACAATTGCACCACCTACACCCTTTGGACCCGATTCATTACTTCCTTTTACATAGCTGTGTCATCATGGTTCACCGCCCAAAAATTGGGGATAAAAATCTATACTAACAAAgtggagacacacacacacacacacacacacacacacagtgatagcAAGTTTAGTTTAATTCATAATACAAAATGCAACAATACACATTTAGCATACATTACATAGGCATCAGGAACGGATATGTTCGTTAATATTTTCATATGGTAAGAGCATCACTTGGTCAAGGATAAATACATGCAGAGTCACCGGGTGATTAGTCCACTGTAGGTTACATGTACATAGGGCGGATCTCTCCCCACCTCTTGTTATTGTCCGCTTCCAGTAGTTCACCTGCTCTGTACATGAAGACCAGAATGAGGGTCAGCACGTCACCTTCTGCGTAATGAGAAAAATTGGGTTCCTTACCGAAGTAACTTCGGTACAGTTCTGGAAGGGAATACCGCCCTTTGACGTAAACTGGCTTTGGACAGCTCTGATTATCCACAAATTTTATTGATTGGAGGGAATCCAGGCACAGCATGGAGCTAGGGAGATCACGCTGATGTTGCAGTAGTTCAGTCTTCAGGAGGGGAAAGTCATAGCCAAACCCATTGTGGGCAACCAGACAGACGGGCTGAGCTTGTCGATTTACAAACTCGTTGATGGTATTAATGAGAGTCGAATCAAATTTTTGCTTCTCAGAACCGCTCAGTTGTTCGTTGGTGAGATGGGTGATTTCTGAAGCTACCTGAGTGAGGGGCTTCCCTGGATCCACACACAGACAAAGCTTGTCCAGCACTCGGGGTAACTGCGGCTCTCCAGAAGCATCACGTACTGGGTTCTCCAGAGAGGATACATGGACAGCCACCAGAGCCAGCTCTGTTATTTTAGGATCATCTGCATTGAGGCCCGTGGCTTCTAGGTCCAAGAAAATAAAGGTTCTCGCCAAACCGCCCATAACTGTAACCTGTTGtcaaatattttatacaattaaaataaaatcattacaTGATTGATGCAACAATATTTGTATATACAACGTATATTAAAAAGAGTGCTTAGGAAATATTACTAATATGCTTACCCTTCTTATGGCTTTTAGATTTAAGGGTGAGATAAAAACCAACTCCAAATGCTTAACTTTACTAAATGTCATGTTACAATGACAAGTAGTTTAAAGTTCTTACAGCAAATTAAACATATCTTAAAAAATCTATTCCATGGTGTTGATATTGGGTTTAGCAGTACAGTGTTTAACAATGAGTGTAGTAATCTCACATTTGAAACACTATCAGTAAAAGAACATATGTATTTCCTGAAGGTTGACATTGACTTTCCTAGAAAAGGTATGGTAGATTTTCATCACAGTAGAACAACAACTAGACtctataaatgttatatttctgACGCACATTTAAGGAGTGTACACATTTATTATCAgtacatcgcagcagatatcaaaGATATTTGcattgctttgcatttttttttcaaactatatagcagtccccatagatgtttATGGAGACTGCTATATACCGCAATTTAATAAGTTTTGAAAAGGtatttacacatacagtaatgtacacaAGCTCAGGCTGgggtacattactgtatgtgtaatttttcagacttgcctatggggagagcattacgGTAGAGGGATCTGCGGATCCCTCactgcatcttactgctctcccatccggtcactattgcaaaggtggccactttgcaatagtgaccataggaaagataggagaggggtcttcgcaggaacagcagttttttgtaactactgttcctgttgaagattgCTAATAAATACGCACAATTTTTCAATCATCATctttgcgatgaggattgaaatcaATCGTACTATATAAGTAGGGGCCTTTGACACAAAAAGACGGAGAGAATCAAGTTCCCCAGTCACATAAGAGTAACTTTAAgatggtttttttttctgctttaaaaaTGATTAAGAAGTAATAACAGAAATGGTTATATTTCTGTCGAAACATAATTAGTGAggttgaaaacaaaacaaaaaaacatgtccATCAATTTGTTTCTAAATTGTAGCTGTGTTTATCCAGCGTAAGgcaaatatgtatattaataCTTAATGTTTAAGTACTAGTTACACTGTAAGTGTTATAAAGCAGTCAGAACATCATGGGGTGCCAGTGATATCTTAACAcgttaagggctagatttactaagctgcgggtttgaaaaagtggggatgttgcctatagcaaccaatcagattctagctttcatttatttagtaccttctacaaaatgatagctagaatctgattggttgctataggcaacatccccacttattgcaaacccgcagcttagtaaatctagccctaagggttatCAGAACTGGTGGGGTCTGCGTGTGAAATGCTTAAATGATccatttttgttttaatctttAGAAATAAAGATTCACATTTTAATCCCACGCTGCTACAGCTCCATGTAGTTCTCCTCCACCCTACAATACCATCAGCAATTATATTTACAGATAATGAACATTGTCTAGTCTAAATATACAGGACATGTCAATagtatttttaacatatattcaGGATGTATTACTAATGTAGTACCTGATAGATCTCTGTGCCActgtcagctctgctcggatAAGTGATGTCCTTTTTGGAACATGTTTGGGCAGATTTATAAAGTGTCAGTTTAGAAAGTGTTTCTCACTGGTCCACTCCCCTTGACAGCATCCAGGACTAAGCCTATAGGAGCGTCTACACAACACTGTAAACACACCCTTTGTCTTTGTAAGTTACTATAACTACAGCTACAACGACACATTCAGGAAATGGCTATAAAAACTTCCTGGTTTGTGTAACAgtttcggttcagagaaagagaaACTATAACctgaatgttttaaaattagaACTAAACGCAGAAGATACCAGTAAGATTTAAGGTCAATTATTCATTGTTTCAGATCTTGTCATGTTTATATAACATAGCAGTTTTTGTTATACTACATTTAAAGATGTTATAGTCTAGCAAGACAAGACTTCAAGTTGAAACAAACATCTGGCTATATAGGTTAAAAAGAGCTATGGCTTTTCATCTCTgcgctaaaaaataaaaatacataacaatcATAAACACTTCTTGTTAgatatacacagatatgcagtgatcAGGACAAGTATGgtcaactgtctttttgtttggtATACACTTAGGGCCTGCTTCATCAAGGcgcgcaacgtgcgtttgttttaaaacgcgcgtaaatcggctctgcattaaacaaggaacggatctgaagaaacgcgCGCTGATGAATTCGAGTGTAGGTCTGCTTTAATacacaagacattgcaggatatgtctaatacctatgtggattataaatacataaaagaatgcacacaaagaaaaatataattaatgacACATGTTTAGAATACAGGCAATAATgttaaaagagtaaaaaaaagaaaaagaaaaagaaagtgcCCCCtcccaagaaatacatttattaggatgctcttAGTGTTTACTGAACATTTCATTTCTACAGTTGCACCTGTTTCCAAACACATGTTCAAGCAGGTAcaggagactgtcatcactactgatcaggacttagactagccctgtcgctggagcaagagatacggtagaAAAACAAGTGACTTTGCAATGtacagagcttgattcggacgtggctgcgtgcgcttgagtttggcgcgCCCTTGCTAtacattgactacggccaaaTGACTCTTCCCCGCCCCATTCCCatcccaaaatcgtaggctgtgtttactggcgtatggtccagttcttaATGATTTCGCctatgatacgctcaaaatcagatACTTgtattgatgaatcaggctcatagggTATTTATATTGTTGTGCAGCTACTACCATGTGTAATATGAGATTAACAGTGTGCGGGCTTATTTcttcttagtaaaaaaaaatgacagaccaGCTATAAACACTACTGAggcacgctgtcctcctccattctttctttctctctataTGCAGTCAGATATTGCTGCCTGGAAGCCTATATGTCGGGCTTGGCCGATGACACTATAACGAAAAAGATCTGCAGAATAGGGTCCCCCTGTCACACGGCGCTAGCCAGCTCAGTACGGACCTGAATTCCTGATGGTAATCGGACTCTAAAAAACATCTTGGGTAGTGTTGTAGAACACCTTTATCCCAAAAAAACTAAGTACCTAGAAGATATATATAGTAGTCGGAAATAaaccttacattttttttatagagcACAAAAACACAGATCAGAGAATCAATCCAGAAAATCAGCCAAGGGCATAGTCCTAAActgtattttatagaaaaatcaACGCTGTCAAAAAATCATTTATGACCAAACAGGTAATTAATTACAATttctataaatggtaataaatgatataacatttttactttttgttttaagcacacaataaaatagtttttagcCAGTTCTAGGAGATAAGCTTACACACAGCGCTGGCAGAACACGATAAGCCTGTTAAGCTTGGCAGAAGGGCGTTGTACTTAGTGAGGCGCCCCGCCTGCATTTGccaggaaaaaatatattttattccggTGTGGGCAACGTTCCCACAACAGATCAGAGTCCATTGATAAAAAGTATCTATGTGATCCATTGGTTGATTTCAGTTAGAAGTTAGATTCTACATGGGTCTCTCCACTGGTAACCAATACCGAGCGGCTTTCCCATGCTCTGACCAATGAGTGCGAAGGCTCAGGTTCCTGccacaaatgtttttattttcccccaAACGGATTGAAAGCTGGAAGAATGAAGAGAGTCCCTGCAGGATTTAGATGACAAAAAAGTGGAAAACacgttttgttgttttttcattgtttatgtttttatttttcataattttttctttaactacaagcaccatcatgccatggcagccatgggtatgcttgcACTTTTAGTTCTACAAGCATATCCAAGCAGTTTAGACATGTCAGTGCTTGGTGGGTTGTTTACTTCTATGTGCGGGGAGGCACATTTTATTTGCCCTAGAGAATTCCCAGGCTAGGGCAGTGTAACATTAGGATAGGCGGATCACACGAAGAAACTTTACGTTATAGTGTCACCATTTAAAGAGCAGCAACTAATCATTCCAAattaaaataacttatttatattACGAAAACGGAAACCGTGTCACACAAATATTATAATCACTtcagcaataataaaaataaacattgtaaatTAGGAAGGGCTCGTGTGCTACTACCCTgagtaacaaaaacaaacatataaaaaataaagcaacaagCACAACATAAATAATTTGTCAAACAAAACCGAGGGGGTGAGATCCTGATGGCATTGTTAAAATGGTCTGGAAAAAAAAGTTCACTCTCTGTAATATCTATTTTATTGGCCCTCTGAGCGTGGCTACACTAAATATAAGGATGTTCCCAATTAATCCAATAACTATATTCCCACTGAGATTTATCGCTCCTAAATTATGTTCCAATGTTACTATAGTTTTGTATTGGCAATTAATCAATTGCTTACCTTACTCATTATATATGACAATAGTAACAATATAATCTGAAGAGGTCTACTGGAAGATAAAGTAATTATTCATTATGCCCTCTATCCTGACGGTACTGTCCCAGCTGTAGAGAAGAAGACCCGAACCATGTTGtggccaccaccatgcttcacagcaGGTATGGTGTTCTTTCCGTGATGAGTTGTGCTGACTTTGTGCCAAACATATCTTTTAGAATTAAAGTCAAAAAGTTAAACCTTGGTTTTA harbors:
- the LOC142101685 gene encoding three prime repair exonuclease 2-like translates to MGGLARTFIFLDLEATGLNADDPKITELALVAVHVSSLENPVRDASGEPQLPRVLDKLCLCVDPGKPLTQVASEITHLTNEQLSGSEKQKFDSTLINTINEFVNRQAQPVCLVAHNGFGYDFPLLKTELLQHQRDLPSSMLCLDSLQSIKFVDNQSCPKPVYVKGRYSLPELYRSYFGKEPNFSHYAEGDVLTLILVFMYRAGELLEADNNKRWGEIRPMYM